The following coding sequences are from one Humulus lupulus chromosome X, drHumLupu1.1, whole genome shotgun sequence window:
- the LOC133807158 gene encoding photosystem II 22 kDa protein, chloroplastic: MAQTMLLSSSSVSNCHVVDLKRDPLLQIRVQRLKANPFSQSLTYNPLTSSSKSPAVSTVFALFKSKTKAPAKKVVKSKPKVEDGLFGTSGGIGFTKQNELFVGRVAMIGFAASILGEAITGKGILQQLNLETGIPIYEAEPLLLFFILFTLLGAIGALGDRGQFVDDPPTGIEGAVIPPGKSLRAALGLKEGGPLFGFTKANELFVGRLAQLGFAFSLIGEIITGKGALAQLNIETGVPINEIEPLVLFNVLFFFIAALNPGTGKFVTDVDEED, translated from the exons ATGGCCCAAACCATGTTACTAAGCTCCAGCTCTGTCTCAAATTGTCATGTGGTTGATCTAAAGAGAGACCCTTTACTTCAAATCCGAGTTCAGAGACTCAAGGCTAACCCATTTTCTCAAAGTCTCACTTACAATCCACTCACCTCTTCTTCCAAATCTCCTGCAGTTTCGACCGTTTTTGCTCTCTTCAAATCGAAGACCAAAGCCCCTGCCAAGAAG gttGTGAAGTCGAAGCCAAAGGTTGAAGATGGTTTGTTTGGAACCTCAGGGGGTATTGGTTTTACAAAGCAGAATGAGCTCTTCGTTGGTCGTGTTGCCATGATTGGGTTCGCC GCATCGATATTGGGAGAAGCAATTACTGGAAAAGGAATTCTACAACAACTAAATCTGGAAACTGGAATTCCCATTTATGAAGCAGAACCTCTTCTTCTGTTCTTCATCCTGTTTACCCTGCTTGGAGCCATTGGAGCTTTGGGTGACCGTGGTCAATTCGTCGACGACCCTCCTACCGGAATCGAAGGGGCAGTCATTCCTCCAGGCAAAAGCCTCAGAGCTGCCTTGGGACTTAAGGAAGGAG GTCCCCTGTTTGGATTTACAAAGGCAAATGAGCTTTTCGTTGGAAGATTGGCTCAACTGGGATTTGCATTCTCTTTAATCGGAGAAATCATAACTGGGAAGGGAGCATTGGCGCAGCTTAACATTGAGACTGGAGTTCCTATCAATGAAATTGAGCCTCTGGTGTTGTTCAacgttctcttcttcttcattgcGGCACTGAATCCCGGGACTGGTAAATTTGTCACCGATGTCGATGAAGAAGACTAA